A genomic region of Papaver somniferum cultivar HN1 chromosome 7, ASM357369v1, whole genome shotgun sequence contains the following coding sequences:
- the LOC113296517 gene encoding uncharacterized protein LOC113296517 gives MQVSNKILLHRLHDFGARYLYELTPEDVQRLLAENDDRGFPGMLGSVDCMQWPWKNCPVAWQGTYRCKDKESSLVLQAVTSYDLWFWHAFFGMPGSNNDLNVLAHSPLFDNILKGVAPPCNYVINGHQYNMGYFLADGIYPKLTTIVQAFSQTLDIPYFVRFNKYQMDKRKDVERAFGVLQCKFRTVGSPEHSALESYLKKKGKPFTFFNRYVILKNGFSKYNPSPFEDSSSESTDEE, from the exons ATGCAAGTATCTAATAAGATTTTGCTACACCGTTTGCATGACTTTGGAGCAAGATATTTGTATGAACTCACTCCTGAAGATGTTCAGAGGTTGCTAGCTGAGAATGACGACCGAGGTTTTCCTGGAATGCTTGgtagtgttgattgtatgcaATGGCCATGGAAGAATTGTCCGGTAGCTTGGCAAGGAACTTACCGGTGTAAAGATAAAGAGAGTAGTTTGGTATTACAGGCGGTGACATCATATGATTTGTGGTTTTGGCATGCCTTTTTTGGAATGCCTGGATCAAACAACGATTTGAATGTGTTGGCACACTCACCCCTTTTTGATAACATACTAAAGGGTGTAGCACCTCCATGCAATTATGTCATCAACGGTCACCAATACAATATGGGTTACTTCTTAGCCGATGGTATCTATCCAAAGTTGACTACAATTGTACAAGCTTTTTCTCAGACATTGGACATTCCCTACTTTGTTAGGTTCAACAAGTATCAAATGGataaaagaaaggatgtcgagcGTGCTTTTGGAGTGCTTCAGTGTAAATTCAGAACTGTCGGATCTCCC gagCATTCTGCTTTGGAGAGTTACTTGAAAAAGAAGGGGAAACCTTTTACATTTTTTAACCGCTATGTGATTCTGAAAAACGGTTTCTCAAAGTATAACCCTTCCCCCTTTGAAGATTCATCCTCTGAATCAACagatgaagaataa
- the LOC113300322 gene encoding FACT complex subunit SPT16-like — protein sequence MELRPKMDWLGNIISDDESSLPAEEEKKEEDDDRYELLGENFETFRKRLKFLNRYRPDLLYQEIFRSKNPDKYTKELRKQHQAKLSRTLHRRTYERLGVKKRLYDVKMYEELSRKGAETTSDSLEILKGKLPRVRLSNLSIYPAVVIGTRREMIGTLEAYLNGFRFSPFQIDIMYSNVKHAFFQDGEENKAGDETISPLLHLHLHNPIKVGTKMVNDIQFRIVHTSRGMKRSAHCSCKFEDLNRVMRNFLAEVGCIWRQFPYLSWTEVQRVHGFKGELPLKEPRVFCLTGYCVVDLVKAPFLIVTLEEVEIASLVLVKPEMTVFNMTFVFKDFELDVLQIYSIPGVKLDRIKQLLDIRRVKYYENDNLDWSTAQWKSKLETIRLHPKTFMEEGGWDKFNSEETAAVYSDSSAASIENYSSGLDYDSDEQSSHRDQKLEPPAELKEQNTYYANDTPGQVSSSGRKKREKNKIPSTRVYLLRRQRGGGVGIVKSRV from the exons ATGGAATTGAGACCAAAAATGGATTGGTTAGGCAACATCATTTCAGATGATGAAAG TTCTCTTCCtgcagaggaggagaagaaggaggaggacgACGATAGATATGAATTATTGGGAGAGAACTTTGAAACCTTCCGCAAGCGTTTGAAATTTTTGAATCGGTACCGCCCAGACCTCCtgtaccaggagattttcaggtCTAAGAACCCTGACAAGTATACCAAGGAGTTGAGGAAGCAACATCAGGCTAAACTTTCACGCACATTACACAGACGCACGTATGAGAGGTTGGGTGTCAAAAAGCGTTTATACGACGTTAAGATGTACGAAGAACTCTCCCGAAAAGGAGCCGAAACCACTTCGGATTCGCTtgaaatattaaaaggaaaactcCCCCGTGTACGGTTATCTAATTTGTCAATCTATCCAGCAGTGGTGATAGGAACCCGTAGGGAGATGATTGGCACCCTTGAAGCATATTTGAACGGTTTCCGTTTTTCACCTTTCCAGATAGATATCATGTACAGTAATGTAAAACATGCTTTCTTTCAAGATGGAGAAGAAAATAAAGCTGGAGATGAGACCATATCCCCGCTCTTGCACTTGCACTTGCACAACCCAATCAAGGTGGGGACCAAGATGGTAAACGATATCCAGTTCCGTATTGTGCATACCTCGAGGGGAATGAAGAGATCTGCTCATTGTTCATGTAAGTTTGAGGATCTTAATCGAGTTATGCGCAACTTTCTCGCTGAAGTTGGTTGTATTTGGAGACAGTTTCCTTACCTTTCATGGACAGAGGTCCAGAGGGTGCATGGATTTAAGGGGGAACTTCCCCTGAAAGAACCGCGTGTATTTTGCCTGACTGGATATTGCGTAGTTGATCTCGTAAAAGCACCTTTCCTTATTGTCACACTAGAAGAGGTCGAGATTGCTAGTTTGGTGCTAGTTAAACCTGAGATGACGGTGTTTAACATGACATTCGTGTTCAAGGACTTCGAGCTCGATGTGCTTCAGATATACTCAATTCCTGGAGTGAAACTCGATCGCATCAAACAGTTGCTTGATATCAGACGTGTCAAGTACTACGAGAACGATAATCTTGATTGGAGTACTGCACAGTGGAAATCCAAGTTGGAGACAATAAGACTTCACCCAAAGACGTTCATGGAGGAGGGCGGATGGGATAAATTCAACTCAGAGGAGACTGCTGCTGTTTACTCTGACAGCTCAGCAGCGAGTATTGAGAATTACTCCTCAGGGCTGGATTACGACTCTGACGAGCAATCATCTCATAGAGATCAGAAGTTGGAGCCACCTGCAGAATTGAAAGAGCAGAATACTTACTACGCCAATGACACACCTGGTCAAGTGTCTAGTTCTGGCCGTAAGAAGAGAGAAAAGAATAAAATCCCTTCAACTCGGGTATACTTACTACGCAGACAGCGGGGTGGTGGTGTCGGGATTGTAAAGAGTAGAGTTTGA